The Solea senegalensis isolate Sse05_10M linkage group LG12, IFAPA_SoseM_1, whole genome shotgun sequence DNA segment ACATCGAAGGTCCTGATGCAAAACTCCATGGACCAAATATCAAATTACCATCAATTTCAGGACCCAGAGTCCCAGACTGGGATCTTAAACTGAAGGGACCCAAAGTAAAGGGAGATGTTGATGTCTCAGTTCCAAAGATTGAGGGTGATATAAAAGGACCCAAAATTGATATTGAAGGACCAGATGTTGACCTTGATGGTAAAGCAGGAGGATTTAAAATGcctaaattcaaaatgccatCCTTTGGATTTAAAGGCCCACATGGTGAAGGGCCAGACGTTGATGTTAGTCTCCCAGAggctgatattgatatcaaagGACCAGAAGTTGACCTGGAAAGTCCCAGTGGTAAGATCAAGggaccaaaattcaaaatgccaaCAATTACAGGACCTAATATCTCTATGCCTGATGTGGATTTCAATATGAAAGGTCCAAACCTGAAAGGCGGTGTGGATGTATCAGGTCCAAagattaaaggagacatagGAAAAACTGACATTGATTTCAAAGGTCCAGGGTTTGATATTGAAGGACCAAAGGCTGGATTTGACATGCCAAAAATCAAAATGCCAACTTTCAAAGTTCCTAAAATGGAGGGCCCAGATATTGATGTGAACCTCCCCAAAGCTGACATTGATGTAAACGTACCAAGTGTTGACATCAAAGCTCCAGAGATTGACATCAAAGCTCCTGATGCAAAACTCCATGGACCAAATATCAAATTACCATCAATTTCAGCGCCCAAGCTCCCAGACTGGGATCTTAAACTGAAAGGGCCCAAAGTAAAGGGAGATGTTGATGTCTCAGTTCCAAAGATTGAGGGTGATATAAAAGGCCCCAAACTTGATATTGAAGGACCAGATGTTGACCTTGATGGTAAAACAGGAGGATTTAAAATGcctaaattcaaaatgccatCCTTTGGATTTAAAGGCTCACATGGTGAAGGGCCAGAGGTTGATGTTAGTCTCCCGGAggctgatattgatatcagagCTCCAGATATTGATATCAAAGGACCAGAGGTTGACATGGAAAGTCCCAGTGGAAAGATCAAGGgatcaaaattcaaaattccaACCATCAAAGGACCTCAAATCTCTATGCCTGATGTGGATTTAAATTTGAAAGGTCCAAACTGGAAAGGCGGTGTGGATGTTTCAGGTCCAAagattaaaggagacatagGAAAACCTGACATTGATTTCAAAGGTCCAGGGATTGATATTGAAGGACCAAAGGCTGGATTTGAAATGCCTAAAATCAAAATGCCAACTTTCAAAGGTGCTAAAATGGAGGGCCCAGATATTGATTTGAACCTCCCTAAGGCTGACTTTGATGTGAACTTACCGAGTGTTGACGTCAAAGCTCCAGAGATTGACATCAAAGCTCCTGATGCAAAACTCCATGGACCAAATATCAATTTACCATCAATTTCAGGACCCAAGCTCCCAGAGTGGGATCTTAAACTGAAAGGGCCCAAAGTAAAGGGAGATGTTGATGTCTCAGTTCCAAAGATTGAGGGTGATATAAAAGGACCCAAACTTGATATTGAAGGACCAGATGTTGACCTTGATGGTAAAACAGGAGGATTTAAAATGcctaaattcaaaatgccatCCTTTGGATTTAAAGGCTCACATGGTGAAGGGCCAGAGGTTGATGTTAGTCTCCCGGAggctgatattgatatcagagCTCCAGATATTGATATCAAAGGACCAGAGGTTGACCTGGAAAGTCCCAGTGGAAAGATCAAGggatcaaaattcaaaatgccaaaCATCAAAGGACCTCAAATCTCTATGCCTGATGtggattttaatttgaaaggtcCAAACTGGAAAGGCGGTGTGGATGTTTCAGGTCCAAagattaaaggagacatagGAAAACCTGACATTGATTTCAAAGGTCCAGGGATTGATATTGAAGGACCAAATGCTGGATTTGACATGCCTAAAATCAAAATGCCAACTTTCAAAGGTTCTAAAATGGAGGGCCCAGATTTTGATGTGAACCTCCCTAAAGCTGACATTGATGTGAACTTACCAAGTGCTGACGTCAAAGCTCCAGAGATAGACATCGAAGCTCCTGATGCAAAACTCCATGGACCAAATATCAAATTACCATCAATTTCAGGACCCAAGCTCCCAGAGTGGGATCTTAAACTGAAAGGACCCAAAGTAAAGGGAGATGTTGATGTCTCAGTTCCAAAGATCGAGGGTGATATAAAAGGACCCAAAATTGATATTGAAGGACCAGATGTTGACCTTGATGGTAAAACAGGAGGATTTAAAATGcctaaattcaaaatgccatCCTTTGGATTTAAAGGCTCACATGGTGAAGGGCCAGAGGTTGATGTTAGTCTCCCGGAggctgatattgatatcagagCTCCAGATATTGATATCAAAGGACCAGAGGTTGACCTGGACAGTCCCAGTGGTAAGATCAAGGgaccaaaattcaaaattccaACCATCACAGGACCTCATATCTCTATGCCTGATGTGGATTTCAATTTGAAAGGTCCAAACTGGAAAGGCGGTGTGGATGTTTCAGGTCCAAAgtttaaaggagacataggaAAACCTGACATTGATTTCAAAGGTCCAGGGATTGATATTGAAGGACCAAATGCTGGATTTGACATGCCTAAAATCAAAATGCCAACTTTCAAAGGTTCTAAAATGGAGGGCCCAGATTTTGATGTGAACCTCCCTAAAGCTGACATTGATGTGAACTTACCAAGTGCTGACGTCAAAGCTCCAGAGATAGACATCCAAGCTCCTGATGCAAAACTCCATGGACCAAATATCAAATTACCATCAATTTCAGGACCCAAGCTCCCAGAGTGGGATCTTAAACTGAAAGGACCCAAAGTAAAGGGAGATGTTGATGTCTCAGTTCCAAAGATTGAGGGTGATATAAAAGGACCCAAACTTGATATTGAAGGACCAGATGTTGACCTTGATGGTAAAACAGGAGGATTTAAAATGcctaaattcaaaatgccatCCTTTGGATTTAAAGGCTCACATGGTGAAGGGCCAGAGGTTGATGTTAGTCTCCCGGAggctgatattgatatcagagCTCCAGATATTGATATCAAAGGACCAGAGGTTGACCTGGAAAGTCCCAGTGGTAAGATCAAGGgaccaaaattcaaaattccaACCATCACAGGACCTAATATCTCTATGCCTGATGTGGATTTCAATTTGAAAGGTCCAAACCTGAAAGGCGGTGTGGATGTTTCAGTTCCAAagattaaaggagacatagGAAAACCTGACATTGATTTCAAAGGTCCAGGGTTTGATATTGAAGGACCAAAGGCTGGATTTGACATGCCTAAAATCAAAATGCCAACTTTCAAAGGTTCCAAAATGGAGGGCCCAGATATTGACGTGAACCTCCCCAGAGCTGACATTGATGTGAACGTACCAAGTGTTGACATCAAAGCTCCAGCGATTGATATTGAAGGCCCTGATGCAAACCTACAAGGACCAAGGATCAAATTTCCATCAATTTCAGGACCCAAGCTTTCAGACTGGGATACTAGTTTTAAAGGGCCCACAGTGAAGGGAGATGTCTCAATTCCAAAGATTGAGTGTGATATAAAGGGACCCAACATTGATAGTGAAGGACCAGATGTTGACATTGATGGTAAAACAGGAGGATTTAAAATGCCTAAATTCAAAATACCATCCTTTGGATTTAAAGGCTCACATGTTGAAGGGCCAGAAATTGATGTTAGTCTCCCAGAggctgatattgatatcagagCTCCAGATATTGATATCAAAGGACCAGAGGTTGACCTGGAAGGTCCCAGTGGTAAGATCAAGGGACCAAAATTCCAAATACCAACCATCACAGGACCTCATATCTCTATGCCTGATGTGGATTTCAAAGTGAAAGGTCCAAACCTGAAAGGCGGTGTGGATCTATCGGTTCCAAagattaaaggagacatagGGGAACCTGACATTGATATCAAAGGTCCAGGGATTGGTATTGAAGGGACAAAGGCTGGATTTGAAATGCCTAAAGTCAAAGTGTCAAACCTTAAAGGTCCCAAAATGGAGGGCTCAGATGTTCATGTGAACCTTCCCAAAGCTGACATTGGTGTAAAAACACCTGGTATTGACATCAAATCAAAAAAGGATTTCAAAGCACCTGATCTTAATGTAAATCTCAAAGACCCTAAGATAAAAGGTGAGATTGATGCTTCAGTGCCATCCATCACTGTGGAAGGTGGGAAGACAGGCATTACATTTCCAAAATTCAAGGGTCCTAAGTTCGGAGTCAAATCACCAGAAATAGAGGGTCCTGATTCCATGGTTAAGTCACCCAAATTCAGTGTAGGAGCAAAAGGTACCAGAACACTCCCAGTTGCTGAAGCAAGCCTGGATGCTCCTGATATTGACATCAGTGTAAAGGGCAAAAAGGGGAAATTCAAACTTcctaaagtaaaaacaaagacaaagaaatccGATCTTGACATAGAAATGCCAGCAGTCAACTTGGACGTAGACACACCCAGTATTCATGTCAAAGGAACAAAGGTAAAGAAGCCTCTTTTTGGTAAGCTTCATTTTCCTGATGTTGAATTAGATATTAAATCACCAAAATTGAAAGGTGAACATGACATTGATTTGCCATCTGGTAGCCTCAATACATCATTTGCGGGTTCAGGCGTGGGTAGTCCAAATGTTAGTTTTGGAGGGTCAATGCCAAATGTGAAAGGTGGTGCAGGTATTGATGCAAGTGTCTCAGGTAGCAGCGGAATTGGTAGACTTCAGTACCCAGAGGGTACGGTAACATTTCCCAAAATCAAAGTACCcaagtttggttttgttttccctcaatTAGAAGGCCAAGAGTGTGGAGGAAATGTTGAAACAGAACTCTTAGCCAGTGGAGGCATGAACCTACAGTCTCCATCTGTCAGTTGCCAAGCCAGTTCACAGCATATTGAGGATCCCAGTTCAGAACTTAAGCATGGTGAAAGCAAAGTAAAGGTAAAGATGCCAAATTTTTTTGGCAAATCAAAAGCAAAGGGTAGTAGTGCAAGTGACATCCGTGGGCCAGAGGTAGAATTCAGTAATAGTGGAAAAGGCAAAAATGTCTCCAAGGACGTAAATGTATTCACTGGCGAGGTGATGGTTGGAAAATTGGAAGTAGAAGGTGATCCGAGATTTGATGTATCAACTAAAGGAAAGTCAGCTTCACTCGATCTGTTCAAGAAATCCAGACATCGGTCTTCTCTGAGTGACGAAGAGGGTCTTGCAGTCAGTTCTCCTTCAGTTCACTTGGCAGAGGGTGGTGACATTTCATTAGACCTTGGAGGAAGCAAggtcaaaggaaagaaaagcaaGTTGAAGTTTGGCACGTTTGGAGGTTTTGGTTCAAAGTCAAAGGGCTCATATGAAGTGGCACTTGGTGAGGACAGTGAAGCAGGAGCAGAGGGAAGTGCAAGTCTCTCACTACCCTCTAAGAAGTCAAGATTGTCTTCATCATCCAGCAGTGACAGTGGTTCAAGAGGTGCTGTTAGGTTCCCAAGAGTTGAACTATCTGTCTCACCAAAAAAATGATTCTTAATCTTATATACACTTAAACACATTTCCCTGATATGGTAAACCCTTAAATATTAACAAGACTTACAAAGTCATCTTAACACAGTTAACCGTGAGTGCATGAGGCTGTTTTCAATCCCTTGAAACTGTAAATAAGATTAATTTgtattgtaataataaatattgcTTTTGTACATAGTCCAAATCTATTGAATCATGCCATCTCACAAATTATTCACCAATAGTTTATTACAAGGCTTgtcattttgtcctttttcattttattaaatcCTTGTTAAAGAATGGGTGTGGTATATTTTTATCCGGGGGCCTATTGCACAGAACAGATAGTTACGACAGTTATTTTGAAGGAAAATCTTGTttatacacaacacattaaacaagtACCACTTGTATGTATGAAATTATGCAATTTTCAAGCTTTGATATTTTATAGTCAGTGcagaagtatatatatatatatatatatatatatatatatatatatatatatatatatatatatatatatacacacaatgaGGGATGGTGTTGTATATAtcataattacaaaataatcacTGTTTAGAAACTATCAACTTTCTAAAACACTGCCTGTAGTTTACTTTTCATTGttaagaaaatgtattcagCCTTACATTGCTGTTTACCAAAATATTGATTTGCTTATTTTGCTTGAAACATCTTTTGCTTCCCAATAGTTTAATTTTCAGTCCTGTTTTACAATCCtctgtattttatttcctttgtcaCACTGTAAAAACTTGTTATGGTTATGTTAATGTCTCACATAAACTGTCAcatcttaatgtttttttttttttcaaaccaaatCTGCATTTATAGAGAGTTGCATAGTTTTGATCAGATATGATGTAGATGGAACACTATTTGGGTCTATTCCTTTGTGTGCAttctgcaaaataaacaaaataaaaaagatttataGAATTTATATTTCTTAAACTCGCTTGTTCatttatgatatgatatgatgggGTGATACTCAGGTTCATCTATGTATATCTATGTTTATCCAGTTACACGTTATCCAAGTATCCATCATTCGTTAGTATTCATGTTGCTCAACTTCATTACATATCAAGCTCATTGATTAGAATATATCTTTTACAAATCATAAATCAATTTATCTAACTCATTGCTATACTTTGAGATTTGCAGCTAATGCTGTTCAACAGTGATGCAGCACCATAAGAGCTAACTGGATACAGCAATACGTGACATAAATCCTCAtttatgttagggttagggttagtgtttgaaaaaatgaaaagaaatagaaaCATTTAGATATATTCTACAACATGAACGTGCATGATTAATTtaggggcagcctgtggccaagtggaaagagaacttggcttgtcgccggttcaagtccccaccaggtcaaaagggctggggtacccctgagcaaggtacccaactcagtgtggcagcccactgctcctaattctaggatgggtcaaacaTGCTttataatttccctaaggggattaataaagtatctaaaattaatTCACTGTGGCATAGTTGCAATATTCATGGGGAAAAGTGGAAAATAACTGTAATGAGTGGGACAAGGTATTTTACAGGTGTTGTTAGGCCCCATATATACCCACATACTTTTGGATTCTCAAGAAGCAAACTGAACTGAATAAGAAATTAGGGAAAGACTGAAGCaaccagtatttttttttctgatgatgATTGCTCCGAAAGAGTATACTGACTGCAGGCTCAGTTAAATAATAGGATATAAAAAAGGCATCTTTTCATAATGTATATCTATTGTGTGTTGATAAAATCACAACTGAAAAGGTGAAGGAATGCATAGGAATGGTAGGGCTACTATCTTAAAGAACACGGGTGATGTTCATAACTGTAGTAAGTAGTTGCTCAGCCACACCATGAGGATGTGGGAAAGAGTTGGTGAAGTTCGGTTAAGAAGCGAAGATCAGCGAGCAGCAGTATGGTTCATGCCAAGAAAGAATACAAAAAATGTGACTTCTGCTTTGAGAGTGCTGATGGAGAGGTAGGCCAGAAGGAGttgcactgtgtctttgtggatgTAGAGAAAGCTTATGATCTTGTCCTATCccaaaagaaggagaaaagtaAGAGAGCACAGGGGGCAATAGCTTTGGAAACTTACACTaatattgtcatttaaatataaaatataaccTGTTTATGAAAAGCACAACTCTAATAAGGGAAATATCACCTTCATGGTTATAAGCCAACATTAGACAAGAAATTGCAGACAGTGATTTTATACTgttgttgaatgttttttttttactatccATGACAATAATACAGTTGATGAATTGAAAGTATGCCATCCAGTGGCCAACTGGCACCAACACATGGTACAAGGATTTGATATAAAACTCTTGGCATTTGGTGGATTtaataatgatgaaatgaattgttacaaatgtaaatgtaacaaaTTTACCAGCTACATTTTAATAGTTgtaacaattttatttattgtactaAAGGCTTAAATTGTATTTGCAGTGCACATACACTGGCTTGCTTAAACAagatctttttttatatatcaaaCAGAAACTAGAGATAGGCATACATTTATCATATTACTAAACATgtgtttaaaggtttatttattaAGGTTTAAGACTTCACAAATGCAATGttctaaatcaaacactgggTGTGATCCCACTCCTGGTTGCACAAATGCGTTTGTTGTCATAGTGCAGAGGAAGGAACTTTGTCAGGGGTTTCCtgtaaaagaggaaaagaactCTTTCCTTTCTGGAGGCAAAGGCTTTTCGGTTGAAAGTGGGGCagggcagaaagaaaaaaacagcagcagtccTGTAGAGTTGTGATGTGTAAAATGTT contains these protein-coding regions:
- the LOC122778775 gene encoding neuroblast differentiation-associated protein AHNAK-like codes for the protein MEISHVAKPRVEGVCHSVDVSVPKIEGDIKGPKVDIEGPDVDLDAKTGGFKMPKFKIPSFGFKGTHVEGPGVDVSLPEADIDIRAPDVDIKGPEVDLEGPSGKIKGSKFKIPNIKGPQISMPDVDVNLKGPNWKSSVDVSGPKIKGDIGKPDIDFKGPGIDIEGPNAGFDMPKIKMPTFKGAKMEGPDIDVNLPKADFDVNLPSVDVKASEIDIEAPDAKLHGPNIKLPSISRPKLPEWDLKLKGPKVKGDVDVSVPKIEGDIKGPKIDIEGPDVDLDGKTEGFKMPKFKMPSFGFKGSHGEGPEVDVSLPEADIDIRAPDIDIKGPEVDMESPSGKIKGSKFKIPTIKGPQISMPDVDLNLKGPNWKGGVDVSGPKIKGDIGKPDIDFKGPGIDIEGPKAGFEMPKIKMPTFKGAKMEGPDIDLNLPKADFDVNLPSVDVKAPEIDIKAPDAKLHGPNINLPSISGPKLPEWDLKLKGPKVKGDVDVSVPKIEGDIKGPKLDIEGPDVDLDGKTGGFKMPKFKMPSFGFKGSHGEGPEVDVSLPEADIDIRAPDIDIKGPEVNLESPSGKIKGSKFKIPNIKGPQISMPDVDFNLKGPNWKGGMDVSGPKIKGDIGKPDIDFKGPGIDIEGPKAGFEMPKIKMPTFKGAKMEGPDIDVNLPKADFDVNLPSVDVKAPEIDIKGSDAKLHGPNIKLPSISGPRVPDWDLKLKGPKVKGDVDVSVPKIKGDIKGPKMDVKGPDVDLDVKKGGFKMPKFKMPTFGFKGPHVEVPEVDVSLPEAEIDIRAPDIDIKKPEVDLESPSGKIKGPKFKMSTITGPHISMPDVDFKLKGPKLKGNVDVSVPKIKGDIGKPDIDIKGPRIDIEGQKTGFDMPKIKMPTFNRKGPKMEGPDIDVNLPKADIDVNVPSVDIKAPEIDIEGPDAKLHGPNIKLPSISGPRVPDWDLKLKGPKVKGDVDVSVPKIEGDIKGPKIDIEGPDVDLDGKAGGFKMPKFKMPSFGFKGPHGEGPDVDVSLPEADIDIKGPEVDLESPSGKIKGPKFKMPTITGPNISMPDVDFNMKGPNLKGGVDVSGPKIKGDIGKTDIDFKGPGFDIEGPKAGFDMPKIKMPTFKVPKMEGPDIDVNLPKADIDVNVPSVDIKAPEIDIKAPDAKLHGPNIKLPSISAPKLPDWDLKLKGPKVKGDVDVSVPKIEGDIKGPKLDIEGPDVDLDGKTGGFKMPKFKMPSFGFKGSHGEGPEVDVSLPEADIDIRAPDIDIKGPEVDMESPSGKIKGSKFKIPTIKGPQISMPDVDLNLKGPNWKGGVDVSGPKIKGDIGKPDIDFKGPGIDIEGPKAGFEMPKIKMPTFKGAKMEGPDIDLNLPKADFDVNLPSVDVKAPEIDIKAPDAKLHGPNINLPSISGPKLPEWDLKLKGPKVKGDVDVSVPKIEGDIKGPKLDIEGPDVDLDGKTGGFKMPKFKMPSFGFKGSHGEGPEVDVSLPEADIDIRAPDIDIKGPEVDLESPSGKIKGSKFKMPNIKGPQISMPDVDFNLKGPNWKGGVDVSGPKIKGDIGKPDIDFKGPGIDIEGPNAGFDMPKIKMPTFKGSKMEGPDFDVNLPKADIDVNLPSADVKAPEIDIEAPDAKLHGPNIKLPSISGPKLPEWDLKLKGPKVKGDVDVSVPKIEGDIKGPKIDIEGPDVDLDGKTGGFKMPKFKMPSFGFKGSHGEGPEVDVSLPEADIDIRAPDIDIKGPEVDLDSPSGKIKGPKFKIPTITGPHISMPDVDFNLKGPNWKGGVDVSGPKFKGDIGKPDIDFKGPGIDIEGPNAGFDMPKIKMPTFKGSKMEGPDFDVNLPKADIDVNLPSADVKAPEIDIQAPDAKLHGPNIKLPSISGPKLPEWDLKLKGPKVKGDVDVSVPKIEGDIKGPKLDIEGPDVDLDGKTGGFKMPKFKMPSFGFKGSHGEGPEVDVSLPEADIDIRAPDIDIKGPEVDLESPSGKIKGPKFKIPTITGPNISMPDVDFNLKGPNLKGGVDVSVPKIKGDIGKPDIDFKGPGFDIEGPKAGFDMPKIKMPTFKGSKMEGPDIDVNLPRADIDVNVPSVDIKAPAIDIEGPDANLQGPRIKFPSISGPKLSDWDTSFKGPTVKGDVSIPKIECDIKGPNIDSEGPDVDIDGKTGGFKMPKFKIPSFGFKGSHVEGPEIDVSLPEADIDIRAPDIDIKGPEVDLEGPSGKIKGPKFQIPTITGPHISMPDVDFKVKGPNLKGGVDLSVPKIKGDIGEPDIDIKGPGIGIEGTKAGFEMPKVKVSNLKGPKMEGSDVHVNLPKADIGVKTPGIDIKSKKDFKAPDLNVNLKDPKIKGEIDASVPSITVEGGKTGITFPKFKGPKFGVKSPEIEGPDSMVKSPKFSVGAKGTRTLPVAEASLDAPDIDISVKGKKGKFKLPKVKTKTKKSDLDIEMPAVNLDVDTPSIHVKGTKVKKPLFGKLHFPDVELDIKSPKLKGEHDIDLPSGSLNTSFAGSGVGSPNVSFGGSMPNVKGGAGIDASVSGSSGIGRLQYPEGTVTFPKIKVPKFGFVFPQLEGQECGGNVETELLASGGMNLQSPSVSCQASSQHIEDPSSELKHGESKVKVKMPNFFGKSKAKGSSASDIRGPEVEFSNSGKGKNVSKDVNVFTGEVMVGKLEVEGDPRFDVSTKGKSASLDLFKKSRHRSSLSDEEGLAVSSPSVHLAEGGDISLDLGGSKVKGKKSKLKFGTFGGFGSKSKGSYEVALGEDSEAGAEGSASLSLPSKKSRLSSSSSSDSGSRGAVRFPRVELSVSPKK